In the genome of Pongo pygmaeus isolate AG05252 chromosome 9, NHGRI_mPonPyg2-v2.0_pri, whole genome shotgun sequence, one region contains:
- the INS gene encoding insulin has product MALWMRLLPLLALLALWGPDPAQAFVNQHLCGSHLVEALYLVCGERGFFYTPKTRREAEDLQVGQVELGGGPGAGSLQPLALEGSLQKRGIVEQCCTSICSLYQLENYCN; this is encoded by the exons ATGGCCCTGTGGATGCGACTCCTGCCCCTGCTGGCGCTGCTGGCCCTCTGGGGACCTGACCCGGCCCAGGCCTTTGTGAACCAGCACCTGTGCGGCTCCCACCTGGTGGAAGCTCTCTACCTAGTGTGTGGGGAACGAGGCTTCTTCTACACACCCAAGACCCGCCGGGAGGCAGAGGACCTGCAGG TGGGGCAGGTGGAGCTGGGCGGGGGCCCTGGTGCAGGCAGCCTGCAGCCCTTGGCCCTGGAGGGGTCCCTGCAGAAGCGTGGTATCGTGGaacaatgctgtaccagcatCTGCTCCCTCTACCAGCTGGAGAACTACTGCAACTAG
- the TH gene encoding tyrosine 3-monooxygenase isoform X1 — MPTPDATTPQAKGFRRAVSELDAKQAEAIMSPRFIGRRQSLIEDARKEREAAVAAAAAAAPSEPGDPLEAVAFEEKEGKAVLNLLFSPRATKPSALSRAVKVFETFEAKIHHLETRPAQRLRAGGPHLEYFVRLEVPRGDLATLLSGVRQVSEDVRSPAGPKVPWFPRKVSELDKCHHLVTKFDPDLDLDHPGFSDQVYRQRRKLIAEIAFQYRHGDPIPRVEYTAEEIATWKEVYTTLKGLYATHACGEHLEAFALLERFSGYREDNIPQLEDVSRFLKERTGFQLRPVAGLLSARDFLASLAFRVFQCTQYIRHASSPMHSPEPDCCHELLGHVPMLADRTFAQFSQDIGLASLGASDEEIEKLSTLYWFTVEFGLCKQNGEVKAYGAGLLSSYGELLHCLSEEPEIRAFDPEAAAVQPYQDQTYQSVYFVSESFSDAKDKLRSYASRIQRPFSVKFDPYTLAIDVLDSPQAVRRSLEGVQDELDTLAHALSAIG; from the exons ATGCCCACCCCCGACGCTACCACGCCACAGGCCAAGGGCTTCCGCAGGGCCGTGTCTGAGCTGGATGCCAAGCAGGCAGAGGCCATCATG TCCCCGCGGTTCATTGGGCGGAGGCAGAGCCTCATCGAGGACGCCCGCAAGGAGCGGGAGGCGGCGGTGGCAGCGGCGGCCGCTGCAGCCCCCTCGGAGCCCGGGGACCCCCTGGAGGCCGTGGCCTTtgaggagaaggaggggaaggcCGTGCTAAACCTGCTCTTCTCCCCGAGGGCCACCAAGCCCTCGGCGCTGTCCCGAGCTGTGAAGGTGTTTGAG ACGTTTGAAGCCAAAATCCACCATCTAGAGACCCGGCCTGCCCAGAGGCTGCGAGCTGGGGGCCCCCACCTGGAGTACTTCGTGCGCCTCGAGGTGCCCCGAGGGGACCTGGCCACCCTGCTCAGTGGTGTGCGCCAGGTGTCAGAGGACGTGCGCAGCCCTGCGGGGCCCAAGG TCCCCTGGTTCCCAAGAAAAGTGTCAGAGCTGGACAAGTGTCATCACCTGGTCACCAAGTTCGACCCTGACCTGGACTTGGACCACCCG GGCTTCTCGGACCAGGTGTACCGCCAGCGCAGGAAGCTGATTGCTGAGATCGCCTTCCAGTACAGGCA CGGCGACCCGATTCCCCGTGTGGAGTACACCGCCGAGGAGATTGCCACCTG GAAGGAGGTCTACACCACGCTGAAGGGCCTCTACGCCACGCACGCCTGCGGGGAGCACCTGGAGGCCTTTGCTTTGCTGGAGCGCTTCAGCGGCTATCGGGAAGACAATATCCCTCAGCTGGAGGACGTCTCCCGCTTCCTGAAGG AGCGCACGGGCTTCCAGCTGCGGCCTGTGGCCGGCCTGCTGTCCGCCCGGGACTTTCTGGCCAGCCTGGCCTTCCGCGTGTTCCAGTGCACCCAGTATATCCGCCACGCGTCCTCGCCCATGCACTCCCCTGAGCC GGACTGCTGCCACGAGCTGCTGGGGCACGTGCCCATGCTGGCAGACCGCACCTTCGCGCAGTTCTCGCAG GACATTGGCCTGGCGTCCCTGGGGGCCtcggatgaggaaattgagaagCTGTCCACG CTGTACTGGTTCACGGTGGAGTTTGGGCTGTGTAAGCAGAACGGGGAGGTGAAGGCCTACGGCGCAGGGCTGCTGTCCTCCTACGGGGAGCTCCTG CATTGCCTGTCTGAGGAGCCCGAGATTCGGGCCTTCGACCCTGAAGCTGCGGCCGTGCAGCCCTACCAAGACCAGACATACCAGTCAGTCTACTTCGTGTCTGAGAGCTTCAGTGACGCCAAGGACAAGCTCAG GAGCTATGCCTCACGCATCCAGCGCCCCTTCTCCGTGAAGTTCGACCCATACACGCTGGCCATCGACGTGCTGGACAGCCCCCAGGCCGTGCGGCGCTCCCTGGAGGGTGTCCAGGACGAGCTGGACACCCTTGCCCATGCGCTGAGTGCCATTGGCTAG
- the TH gene encoding tyrosine 3-monooxygenase isoform X2, with protein sequence MPTPDATTPQAKGFRRAVSELDAKQAEAIMVRGQGAPGPSLTGSPWPGTAAPAASYTPTPRSPRFIGRRQSLIEDARKEREAAVAAAAAAAPSEPGDPLEAVAFEEKEGKAVLNLLFSPRATKPSALSRAVKVFETFEAKIHHLETRPAQRLRAGGPHLEYFVRLEVPRGDLATLLSGVRQVSEDVRSPAGPKVPWFPRKVSELDKCHHLVTKFDPDLDLDHPGFSDQVYRQRRKLIAEIAFQYRHGDPIPRVEYTAEEIATWKEVYTTLKGLYATHACGEHLEAFALLERFSGYREDNIPQLEDVSRFLKERTGFQLRPVAGLLSARDFLASLAFRVFQCTQYIRHASSPMHSPEPDCCHELLGHVPMLADRTFAQFSQDIGLASLGASDEEIEKLSTLYWFTVEFGLCKQNGEVKAYGAGLLSSYGELLHCLSEEPEIRAFDPEAAAVQPYQDQTYQSVYFVSESFSDAKDKLRSYASRIQRPFSVKFDPYTLAIDVLDSPQAVRRSLEGVQDELDTLAHALSAIG encoded by the exons ATGCCCACCCCCGACGCTACCACGCCACAGGCCAAGGGCTTCCGCAGGGCCGTGTCTGAGCTGGATGCCAAGCAGGCAGAGGCCATCATGGTAAGAGGGCAG GGGGCCCCGGGGCCCAGCCTCACAGGCTCTCCATGGCCTGGAACTGCAGCCCCAGCTGCATCCTACACCCCCACCCCAAGG TCCCCGCGGTTCATTGGGCGGAGGCAGAGCCTCATCGAGGACGCCCGCAAGGAGCGGGAGGCGGCGGTGGCAGCGGCGGCCGCTGCAGCCCCCTCGGAGCCCGGGGACCCCCTGGAGGCCGTGGCCTTtgaggagaaggaggggaaggcCGTGCTAAACCTGCTCTTCTCCCCGAGGGCCACCAAGCCCTCGGCGCTGTCCCGAGCTGTGAAGGTGTTTGAG ACGTTTGAAGCCAAAATCCACCATCTAGAGACCCGGCCTGCCCAGAGGCTGCGAGCTGGGGGCCCCCACCTGGAGTACTTCGTGCGCCTCGAGGTGCCCCGAGGGGACCTGGCCACCCTGCTCAGTGGTGTGCGCCAGGTGTCAGAGGACGTGCGCAGCCCTGCGGGGCCCAAGG TCCCCTGGTTCCCAAGAAAAGTGTCAGAGCTGGACAAGTGTCATCACCTGGTCACCAAGTTCGACCCTGACCTGGACTTGGACCACCCG GGCTTCTCGGACCAGGTGTACCGCCAGCGCAGGAAGCTGATTGCTGAGATCGCCTTCCAGTACAGGCA CGGCGACCCGATTCCCCGTGTGGAGTACACCGCCGAGGAGATTGCCACCTG GAAGGAGGTCTACACCACGCTGAAGGGCCTCTACGCCACGCACGCCTGCGGGGAGCACCTGGAGGCCTTTGCTTTGCTGGAGCGCTTCAGCGGCTATCGGGAAGACAATATCCCTCAGCTGGAGGACGTCTCCCGCTTCCTGAAGG AGCGCACGGGCTTCCAGCTGCGGCCTGTGGCCGGCCTGCTGTCCGCCCGGGACTTTCTGGCCAGCCTGGCCTTCCGCGTGTTCCAGTGCACCCAGTATATCCGCCACGCGTCCTCGCCCATGCACTCCCCTGAGCC GGACTGCTGCCACGAGCTGCTGGGGCACGTGCCCATGCTGGCAGACCGCACCTTCGCGCAGTTCTCGCAG GACATTGGCCTGGCGTCCCTGGGGGCCtcggatgaggaaattgagaagCTGTCCACG CTGTACTGGTTCACGGTGGAGTTTGGGCTGTGTAAGCAGAACGGGGAGGTGAAGGCCTACGGCGCAGGGCTGCTGTCCTCCTACGGGGAGCTCCTG CATTGCCTGTCTGAGGAGCCCGAGATTCGGGCCTTCGACCCTGAAGCTGCGGCCGTGCAGCCCTACCAAGACCAGACATACCAGTCAGTCTACTTCGTGTCTGAGAGCTTCAGTGACGCCAAGGACAAGCTCAG GAGCTATGCCTCACGCATCCAGCGCCCCTTCTCCGTGAAGTTCGACCCATACACGCTGGCCATCGACGTGCTGGACAGCCCCCAGGCCGTGCGGCGCTCCCTGGAGGGTGTCCAGGACGAGCTGGACACCCTTGCCCATGCGCTGAGTGCCATTGGCTAG